In Chitinophaga sp. H8, the sequence TGGTGTAGGCCTTGACATAGGCATGATCTATGAATGGCGGCCGGATGCAGATGGTTTTGGTAGTTATGGCAATAACGACAGCTACAACCCGGATGCGGATGAATATAAAGTACGTATCGGGGTAAGCGTTACAGACATCGGTGGCATCATGTACGATAAATCAAATGTAAGTGCCGACCTGGACCTGACCAGCGAGAACATTAACCCGAATGAACTTAAAGTAAAGAAGAAAGAAAGTCTTCAGCAATATGGCCGGCGGCTCAATCAATTGTTTACCCCGCTGGAGCGCAAGGACAAATTTTATATGACCTTACCCACTGCCTTGCACGTGATGGCCGACTATAACATTGATGGCCGTTTTTTTGTGAATGCGAATGCGGTAGTCGCGATTACCAGTGGCAAAAGCGATTACAGCAAAACCTATATGATGACCCAGCTGCAGGTAACTCCCCGTTTTGACAGCAAACATTTTGGCGCTTACCTGCCTTTGGTGATCAATAAAAACGGGCAGGCAGATGCCGGTGTCGGAATACGCATTGGCCCGTTACTCATCGGGTCCAATAGTATTTTTTCCAACCTTTTCCGGCAGCGCATTGATCATGCAGATGCTTTTGTAGCTTTGCGGGTAATTCCTATCCATTTTAACCGGAAGGAACGCGGTAGCGGAGGCGGCAGGAAAGGCCAGCTGGGCTGCCCTACAAACCTGTAAATTATTTATGAGTAATACTCCATACCAACAAACGCTGACATATCTGTACGAACAGCTACCCATGTTTACCAGGGTAGGCGCTACAGCATTAAAAAAAGACCTGCATAATACAATAGCACTCTGTGCACTACTGAACAATCCCCAGGAAAAATTCAAATCCATACATATCGCCGGTACCAATGGCAAAGGATCTACCAGCCATATGCTGGCAGCTATCTTTCAGCAGGCGGGCTATAAAACAGGATTATATACCTCCCCTCACCTGGTTGATTTCAGAGAACGTATCAAAATAAACGGGCAAATGATTCCGGAAGCGCAAGTGGTTAATTTCGTGGAATCACTCAAACCACAGATTGAGATTATCCAACCTTCCTTTTTTGAGCTTACCGTGGCAATGGCCTTCCAGTATTTTGAGCAGGAAAAAGTGGATATTGCCGTCATAGAAGTAGGTCTGGGCGGCAGGTTAGACAGCACCAACATTATTACACCGGCGCTGTCTGTTATCACCAATATCAGTTATGACCATATGAATATACTGGGCAATACGCTGGCTGAAATAGCCGCGGAAAAAGCCGGTATTATTAAGAAAGGAATTCCTGTGGTGATCAGCGAAACCCAAACGGAATCACAACCCGTATTTAATGCCACAGCGGCAGCCAAAGAGGCACCCATTTCCTTTGCCGACCAGGAATGGCTGGTAGAACAGAGTAAACTGAATGTAAGCAACCTGGAATTATCGCTGTTAAATACCCGGCACAACCAGGTAAAACACCTCACCCTGGACCTCAATGGTCAATACCAGGAAAAAAATGTAATGGCGGTATTATCAGCGGTCAGCATCATGCAGCAACAAGGATGGCATTTGCCGGAGGATGCCGTAAATACGGCATTAATGCATGTTAAAAAACTGACCGGCCTGCGCGGCCGTTGGGATGTGATCAACACCCACCCGCTTACTGTACTGGATGTGGGACATAATGAAGCGGGTATCACAGAAATCATGCAGCAACTGATGCATGTGAACTACCAGCAACTACACATTGTACTGGGTTTTGTAAAAGATAAGGAAGTAGAAAAAGCGCTCGCATTATTCCCTCCTGCTGCTACCTATTATTTCTGTAAAGCACAGATTCCCCGTGCACTGGATGAGGTAGAGCTGGCCA encodes:
- a CDS encoding bifunctional folylpolyglutamate synthase/dihydrofolate synthase; amino-acid sequence: MSNTPYQQTLTYLYEQLPMFTRVGATALKKDLHNTIALCALLNNPQEKFKSIHIAGTNGKGSTSHMLAAIFQQAGYKTGLYTSPHLVDFRERIKINGQMIPEAQVVNFVESLKPQIEIIQPSFFELTVAMAFQYFEQEKVDIAVIEVGLGGRLDSTNIITPALSVITNISYDHMNILGNTLAEIAAEKAGIIKKGIPVVISETQTESQPVFNATAAAKEAPISFADQEWLVEQSKLNVSNLELSLLNTRHNQVKHLTLDLNGQYQEKNVMAVLSAVSIMQQQGWHLPEDAVNTALMHVKKLTGLRGRWDVINTHPLTVLDVGHNEAGITEIMQQLMHVNYQQLHIVLGFVKDKEVEKALALFPPAATYYFCKAQIPRALDEVELANMALQKGLKGHPYASVQEAFQMARQHAHKDDMVLVCGSCFIVAEAI